One Microbacterium keratanolyticum DNA window includes the following coding sequences:
- a CDS encoding cysteine hydrolase family protein: MIEICGKQVRDTLEELLDPKTTGLVVIDMQKGAVSPGGAIGDSGHDLSMMAGIADQCGRAIRAARAAGVEIFHIRVENLPDAKSSPAAWLRTLYKTANGRPIDLGRLSLKGDPATEFAEQCQPEGDEVVITKRRPSAFTSTELALLLRAQGIESVALVGVSTGGCVESTLRDAVANDFYAILIDDAVGAYDTVVHDAALTVMRARHDYCSLDEAVAVWENAAR; the protein is encoded by the coding sequence ATGATCGAGATCTGCGGCAAGCAGGTGCGCGACACCCTTGAAGAACTGCTGGACCCGAAGACCACCGGCCTCGTCGTGATCGACATGCAGAAGGGTGCCGTGTCGCCCGGAGGTGCGATCGGCGACTCCGGACACGACCTCAGCATGATGGCGGGCATCGCCGATCAGTGCGGTCGGGCGATCCGTGCCGCGCGTGCCGCGGGCGTGGAGATCTTCCACATCCGCGTCGAGAACCTTCCCGACGCCAAGAGCTCGCCGGCAGCGTGGCTGCGCACGCTCTACAAGACGGCGAACGGCCGCCCGATCGACCTCGGTCGCCTCAGCCTCAAGGGCGACCCGGCGACCGAGTTCGCAGAGCAGTGCCAGCCGGAGGGTGACGAGGTCGTCATCACGAAGCGCCGCCCGAGCGCCTTCACGAGCACCGAGCTGGCACTGCTGCTGCGCGCACAGGGCATCGAATCCGTGGCTCTCGTCGGCGTCTCGACCGGCGGATGCGTCGAATCGACCCTGCGCGACGCCGTGGCCAACGACTTCTACGCCATCCTCATCGACGACGCGGTCGGCGCGTACGACACCGTCGTGCACGATGCCGCGCTCACCGTCATGCGCGCCCGCCACGACTACTGCTCGCTCGACGAGGCCGTCGCCGTGTGGGAGAACGCCGCTCGCTGA
- a CDS encoding MBL fold metallo-hydrolase, with protein sequence MTQQDAAPRRIADGVYWLGGCLSAFGHGEEVHYHVSAYLVIGAERSALIDTGDPAHREIVMAQLAQALGDRTLDYIVPTHPEIPHAGNLPALLERYPDAQIAGETRDYHLHFPEYADRLWPVAARERIDLGGRELLLLPAYIRDLENTTWAWDSGAGVLFVSDGFSYIHDVPGPDDEDDEPVHLPGQCRLYSGEMPEPPTVAQAAYGTGRALYWTKFVDVSDAFAAIEKVLDEHPTFFIGPAHGNVIDDVAGMLRTSLAAHRAVYVGRGLGQ encoded by the coding sequence ATGACACAGCAGGATGCAGCGCCGCGGCGGATCGCCGACGGCGTGTACTGGCTGGGCGGGTGCCTGTCGGCCTTCGGGCACGGCGAAGAAGTGCACTATCACGTGTCGGCCTACCTCGTCATAGGCGCCGAGCGCTCGGCACTGATCGACACGGGCGATCCGGCGCACCGGGAGATCGTCATGGCGCAGCTCGCGCAGGCGCTCGGCGATCGCACGCTCGACTACATCGTTCCGACGCATCCGGAGATCCCGCACGCGGGCAACCTGCCAGCACTGCTGGAGCGCTACCCCGACGCGCAGATCGCGGGGGAGACCCGCGACTACCACCTGCACTTTCCCGAGTACGCCGACCGGCTGTGGCCCGTGGCAGCGCGGGAGAGGATCGATCTCGGCGGCCGGGAGCTGCTGCTGCTGCCGGCCTACATCCGCGACCTGGAGAACACGACGTGGGCCTGGGACTCCGGTGCCGGCGTGCTCTTCGTCTCCGACGGCTTCTCGTACATCCACGATGTGCCCGGCCCCGACGACGAGGACGACGAGCCCGTGCACCTGCCCGGCCAGTGCCGCCTCTACTCGGGCGAGATGCCGGAACCTCCGACGGTTGCGCAGGCGGCGTACGGTACGGGGCGCGCGCTGTACTGGACGAAGTTCGTCGACGTGAGCGACGCCTTCGCCGCGATCGAGAAGGTGCTCGACGAGCATCCGACATTCTTCATCGGCCCCGCACACGGCAACGTCATCGACGACGTTGCCGGGATGCTGCGGACCTCACTCGCAGCGCACCGCGCCGTGTACGTGGGGCGAGGACTCGGCCAGTGA
- a CDS encoding MBL fold metallo-hydrolase encodes MTTTSVHRIGGEIALDHTVSWAPPGASGSQEVSAYLVRGASGAVLVDTGLRLHEDAVLAQLAELLDPGQPLSVLLTRTEMECCLNLPAIEAAFGLDAVWYTGGITVPRSHAEVRRVSVEPGTSQWVEPYPGLRLELISPMMRLLPTLWMYEPETASLLTSDAFTHGGVDGRPVESGLQKFAWFTRAETTAIAAHVRQVVEERPVALIGPGYGSPFEGANTVTAQALMLAAAIEKVGVR; translated from the coding sequence GTGACAACGACGAGTGTGCACCGCATCGGCGGTGAGATCGCACTGGATCACACCGTGAGCTGGGCGCCTCCGGGCGCATCCGGTTCGCAGGAGGTGAGCGCGTACCTGGTGCGCGGCGCCTCCGGCGCGGTCCTCGTCGACACCGGGCTGCGCCTGCACGAGGACGCCGTGCTCGCGCAGCTCGCCGAACTGCTCGATCCGGGTCAGCCGCTCTCCGTGCTGCTGACACGCACCGAGATGGAGTGCTGCCTCAATCTGCCGGCGATCGAGGCCGCCTTCGGCCTCGACGCCGTCTGGTACACGGGCGGCATCACCGTTCCACGCAGCCATGCAGAGGTGCGTCGGGTGAGTGTGGAGCCCGGCACGTCCCAATGGGTGGAGCCGTATCCGGGACTGCGGCTGGAGCTGATCTCGCCGATGATGCGGCTGCTGCCGACGCTCTGGATGTACGAGCCCGAGACGGCATCGCTGCTGACCTCCGACGCGTTCACCCATGGCGGCGTCGATGGGCGCCCCGTCGAGTCGGGACTGCAGAAGTTCGCCTGGTTCACCAGGGCCGAGACGACGGCGATCGCCGCGCACGTGCGGCAGGTCGTCGAAGAGCGCCCGGTCGCCCTGATCGGCCCCGGCTACGGGTCGCCGTTCGAGGGCGCGAACACCGTCACCGCGCAGGCGCTCATGTTGGCGGCCGCGATCGAGAAGGTCGGTGTGAGATGA